In the Desulfobacterales bacterium genome, one interval contains:
- a CDS encoding phosphotransferase family protein, with protein MQTIDKNRPSPQWIESIRRRYVVEREIDYILTRKMKRRDGPEFSPLSLEMLVKSVASLIRSELHEPFEISDAKWMAGGGASKMQMAFTLTWNRPGIGRESTPMVLRIQPSESIVETSRLREFQLLRAFNGVVPVPPTFWCDEEAKFLPYPGFIYGFVDGVTKPTAGVSGLSGFGTQLSPELRAKLAPQFVRHLAKIHTYDFRKADLSAFDVPRINSTQCAEWCVNWWQRVWEEDSDEEIPLMTFCACWLRNNLPVLDFPSVVHADFRTGNYLYTEPDSRITAWLDWELGRIGDRHLDIAWTTSRGFGTLAEDRKTFLVSSLLPEAEFIDAYEQASGLRVNPKTVHWYKIFNDYMMATLLFSTGYRIVRCGKSHQDAYVLWLMGVGPMLLEEMRMLLEVAP; from the coding sequence ATGCAAACTATCGATAAAAACCGTCCATCGCCGCAGTGGATTGAATCCATACGTCGGCGTTATGTTGTCGAACGCGAAATCGACTATATTTTGACGCGTAAGATGAAGCGCCGAGATGGGCCGGAATTTTCACCATTGTCTTTGGAAATGTTGGTAAAGAGCGTCGCGTCGCTGATTCGCTCTGAGTTACATGAGCCATTTGAAATTTCCGACGCAAAGTGGATGGCTGGTGGCGGTGCTTCGAAGATGCAAATGGCATTCACACTCACATGGAACCGCCCTGGTATCGGTCGCGAGAGCACCCCAATGGTATTGCGTATACAGCCATCGGAGTCCATCGTTGAGACGAGCCGCCTTCGCGAATTCCAGTTGCTCAGGGCTTTTAACGGGGTGGTACCTGTGCCGCCGACGTTCTGGTGTGACGAAGAAGCCAAATTTCTGCCATATCCCGGTTTTATTTATGGTTTCGTCGATGGCGTAACTAAACCTACAGCCGGTGTCAGCGGTCTAAGTGGCTTTGGAACGCAACTTTCACCAGAATTGCGCGCAAAGCTTGCCCCGCAATTCGTAAGGCATCTCGCTAAAATACATACATATGATTTTCGAAAGGCCGATTTGAGTGCATTCGATGTGCCAAGGATTAACAGCACACAATGCGCCGAGTGGTGTGTAAACTGGTGGCAGCGCGTCTGGGAGGAAGACAGCGATGAAGAAATACCGTTGATGACTTTCTGCGCTTGCTGGTTGCGAAATAACTTGCCGGTTCTCGATTTTCCTTCTGTAGTTCACGCCGATTTTCGCACAGGTAATTATCTGTACACGGAGCCTGATTCTCGCATAACGGCCTGGCTGGACTGGGAGCTGGGGCGTATTGGCGACAGGCATCTAGACATTGCCTGGACGACCAGTCGCGGGTTTGGGACGCTGGCGGAAGACCGAAAGACGTTCCTAGTCAGCAGCCTTCTTCCTGAGGCGGAGTTTATAGATGCCTACGAACAGGCATCCGGACTACGCGTCAACCCCAAGACCGTGCATTGGTACAAAATTTTCAATGATTATATGATGGCCACGCTCTTGTTCAGCACAGGATATCGCATCGTGCGTTGTGGGAAGAGCCATCAGGACGCATATGTTCTTTGGCTGATGGGTGTCGGGCCTATGCTTTTAGAAGAAATGCGTATGCTTCTTGAAGTGGCTCCGTGA